The DNA sequence CGGCTTGCTGGAACCTCTGCCTCAACGGTCGGTGACTGGCTGCGCGGCACACGCTTTCCACAACGCCTCGAACAGGTGCTGGCCGTCGTAGAGGGGATACGTTCCGAAGCCGACAGGCACGGCCTACCGACCGCGACAGCCACCTCGCTTCTCGACGACAGCCGCTGGCGCGCCGCTTACGACCAGGAACTGGAACGACGCACACAGAACACTCGAGCAGCCGTCGAACGGGCCCAGGCACTATCGGCGCAGCGGGGGGACCTCGGATGGCCGGTGCGGAACCTTGACGACCCGTTCACCATGGATGTCCATCACGCCATCGACGCAGGCGAAGACCCAAACGACACGGCGCTCCCTCTCCTGCCCACATACATCGAACGTGACCATGACGCCCTGCTGCACCGAGCCGCCAGACAAGCCGAAGAGGGCCGCAGCGCATTGACGACCCTGATCGGCGGATCCTCTACGGGCAAGACCCGCGCGTGCTGGGAGACGCTCCAGCGACTGCCGGGCACGTGGCGGCTCTGGCATCCGATCGATCCGAGCTATCCCGAGGCTGCCCTGGACGGACTGCCCCGGGTCGGCCCCCGGACAGTGGTCTGGCTGAACGAAGTTCAGCACTACTTGCTCACCATGGACCCCACGCTGGGCGAACGCGTGGCCGCCGGTCTGCGAGAACTCCTGCGCTCACCCGACCGCGGCCCGGTGCTGCTCCTGGCCACGGCACACCCCGAAGACTGGAACCGACTCACCGGCGCTCCCCACGGCACAGGCGACAACCATCCCCAGGCACGCGCCCTGCTCACCAGAGCAGGAAGCTTCACAAGAATCCCCGACACATTCATCTGCGACCCGCAGCACCTGCTCCAAGCCGCACAGAGCGACCCCCGAATCGCCGAGGCACATGCCCATGCCAAGGGCGGACGGCTCACGCAGTACCTCGCGGGCGTACCCGCGCTGCTCGAACGGATCGACACCGCTCCGCCCCTGGCCGCAGCCACCATCTGCGCCGCCATGGACCTGCGGCGTCTGGGCCACAGCCCCGCCCTGCCCACAGCATTACTGGAAGCAACAGCGCACGCGCTCGTCACGGACGAGCAGTGGAACCAACACGCTCATACTGGCTGGTTGAAAAACACCCTTACCTACCTGTCCACCTCCTGCAAGGGAGTCCCCGGCCCCCTCACCCTCATCAGGCAACGACCTGGCACATCGCCCCCGGACCAAGAGCACTACCGCCTGTCCGACTACCTCGAAGAACTCGGCCGCTACACCCGCCGCCGCTACTGCCCCGCTCCGCAGTTCTGGACCGCGGCACTGCAGTACGCTCTCTCCCGCGACGACCGGCGCGCACTCGCCCGAGCTGCGCACGACCGCGGCCGGGTCGGTATTGCCGCGTCGATTCTCGACGAATACAGCCTTCCTGGTCTCTTCGACCGCTCCTCCGACTACGCGCTCGGAGAGGAAGCCAGGACGGCCCGCGCGGAAGCCGCCCTGATACGGATCACGAAGGAGCGAGCACCCGACACACCGCGCGTGCTGGACCTCTTCTTCAAGGAGAAAGAGGCCCGTAGTCTGCAGGAACTCGGCGAGCAAGAGCGCGCTGACGCGATCTGGGAGGAACTCGCCGAAGCTCGCTTCCCCGGGGCATGCATGAGGATCGGCGACAGACACAAGGAAGCAGGGAGGCGAACGGAAGCCGAGCAGTGGTACCGGAAAGGCGCCGATTCCGGTGACCCCGAAGCCATGCAGGCGTTGGTGTTCCTACTTGCTGAAGACGGGCTCCTTGAAGAAGCCACCGAGTGGACCGAACGTATCGCCGACGTGGGCGACATCTACGCCTACTCCCGCCTCGCTTACCGATTCGAGGAGGTGGGCGATGCCAGCCGGGCCAAGGAGTACTTCCGCAAAGCCGTCGATGCCGGACTGATCGACTGCTACACAGACCTGATCCGAGTGCACTGGAACGAAGGAGACCAGGACACCGCACAGCGCCTCTACAATGAAGCCGTCCAGTCGGGTGAGACCAGCGGTCCCATGATGAAGGCGGAGCGCGCTGGTGAACACGCCACAGCGGACGAACTCGCTTTCACAGCGGTCGACCACGGAACAGTTCAGCCACTGCGACAACTGCTCTGGCACCGGCTGCAGCAACCGGACACCACCCTCGGCGAGACCCTCGCCCGCAAAGCCATTGACGCCGGCGAGGCCTTCATCGTCCACGGTCTGGCCGAACTTTTCTCCCCATCCGAGCACCCTCAGTCCCTCAAGGCCATGCAACGGGTATTCGAAAGCGCCGACGAGATTGGCTCGTCACACCCCGACGCATAGCCGGCACCGGCTGATCACATCAGCGAGGTAGGTCTTCACTGACATCGGCAACAGCACTTCCGACCCCTGAACCACAGGGCGGGGTCCTTGGCAGCCGGAAACAAGCGCAGCTCAAGCTTCGGCGACCAACCCGCTGGCCTGCTCGATCCGAAGAACGGCGTGGGCCTGGGCCTGGGCGGGCCGCGGGCGACGCTGACGAAGCAGCTGGCCGTGTGGTGGGACTATGAGAGGAGGTCAGACGGGCAGTAATCCCTCGCCGTTGGCGCATGATGCTCGGAGTCGTCCCGGCTACTTTTCCGGGGACCAGGAAGCCGACCGTCTGGCACCGCTGGGCGACGAGACCAGCGTCACCGCCCAACGGTCGGCCGTCCGCCGCCTTCGCGCCGGCGACTGCCGTGCCCTGTCCGGCATTGTCCTCTGCCCCCTGCCAGGCTCCAGGCTCGTCGGCCTGCGCCCGGGGTGACGATCATCACTTCGGGGCGGTGCCATCAGATCATGCAAATGAACGCCTAAAATATGCCTAAGCAATTTCCATCCTATGCCTAGGCGGATGTAGCCTTGAGGTATGGGTGATGAGCAATTCGACAGTGTGGAGGCGTTGCTGGAGGAGGCGCGGCTGACGGCGCGTATGCCGGAGCCGGCCGAGCGTCTGCGTCTGCGTCAGGCCGCCGGTCTCTCCCGTGCCCAGGTGGCGGCGGCGGTGGGCGTCGGCCGACAGACGGTCGCCAACTGGGAAGACGGCACCACCGATCCGCAGCCGCCGGGACGCTTCAAGTATCTGCGGCTGCTGGAGGGCCTGGCCCAGATTCACCCCGCAGCCCCGGCCCAAGGACTCGCCGAGACGGCCGCCCCGGTCGCAGGATCCGCTGTTCCGGAGACCGCGTGGGGCCCCGACGGGCTGGCCGTGCAGGGCGAGCCCGGCTCCTGCCTCCGCTGCGGCGTTACGACGCCCTATAAGGCCACCGACGGCCGTTCCCTGCACCCCGGTGCCATGTGCCAGCCCCCAGCCGCCGCGTCGCCGCCTCAGACCGCCGCCACGCCCGCGCCCGCTCCGACCGCTGCGCCGTCGGCGGCTCCGGCGCCGGTGCCCTCGCGGCCGCAGCGCCGGGCGAAGTCCGCGGCCCGCGCCCAGGCGGAGACCGCCGGCCTCATCGGCCAGGCCGTGCACGAAGAGCTGGAACGTGCTCAAGGTGACGCCGACGCTGCCATGAAGGCCCTGGTCAAGCGTGCCATTCCGGATGTCATGCGCCTGTTCGACGAAACCCGGGCCACCGCCCGCTATACCTACACCGCCTACCCGGCCCTGCCCGACATCCTCAAGAAGCCCTCGAAGAAGGAGCCGGACCAGATCTGGGAGGCCCGCCCCAACTTCCACCACCCCCACTACTCCCTCAAAAGCCGTGGGAGCGTCGCGGTCACCGCCCTGGACGTCAACGCCGCCTACCTCTCCGCCCTCAAAACCTGGCTCCCGATCGGGAAGCTGGAACACTCCACCGGCACGGACGGCGTGGACCCCAAGCGCTCCGGAGTCCACTTGATCACCCCCTCACCCTGGCATCACCCCCACCTGCCCGACCCCCTCGGCGACCGCGACCAACCCGGCCCCCTCTGGGTCACCAACGCCACCCTGCGCCTCCTGCTACGCCTCTCCGGGCCGAAATACGGCCTCCTCGACCCGCCGGTCATTCACGAATCGTGGACGTCCGGCGCGACCGAGAATTTCCTGGACGCCCTGCGGAAGACGCTCACCGCCGCACGGGAGACCGCCATCGTGGAGGACGACACCATCACCTTCGAATACATCAAGGCGATGTACTCGAAGTTCATCTCCACAATGGGCGAATCGATCCACAACCGCCAGATCATGCGCCCGGACTGGATGCACATCATCCACAGCCAGGCGTACGCCAACCTCTGGGGCAAGGCATACAAGGCCCACCAGGCCGGTCTGGACGTCATCGCCATGATGGGCACCGACGAGCTCCACGTCACCGGCGACTGGCGGAAGGTCTTCTCCGAAGGGCGGGGCGTCGCCCAGATGAAGATCAAGCACAGCGACGCCAAGGCGTCCGGTGAGTACACCATCGGCACGGCGGCCCGCTGATGGCCGGCACCAGCGGCCGGTGGAGAGACCTGGGCGCCTTCCGCGCCCGAGGCGTCCACGGCGGAGTGGCCCTGGCCGAAGGCATCGACCGCATGGTCACCGGCATCGAATCCCCCGTCGACTCCGAACGCGGTCTCGCCGCCCGCCTGCGCTACCTCACCGCCAGCGACGCCGGCTACGAGGCCATGGACCGCGCAGGCATCCACGTCCGCCCCCGCACCCTCATCGCATGGCTGGCCGGGGAACAGACCCCCACCAAGGCCAACCTCGCTCGCCTGGACGCCGCGTACTGGGACCTGCGCCGCCGCAACGTCGTCGCCGACCTCAAGCGCCGGCTCAACAACCGCGGCCGCGGAACCCGCATCGAGATCGACCCCGTCGACCAGTCCCGCGTCCAACACAGACACCAGCGCGACCTGGAGACCCGCAACATCAACGTCCGCGGCGCTGCATGGGACAGAGCCATCGACGCCTGGATCGCCGAAGATACGCAGGAACTCAAAGCCATCTGGGACGACATCATCCAAAGCACCCTCGGCACCGACTGGGACGCCTACACCCACGTCTCCTCCATCGGCTGGGCCGCCTGAAAGCCCCGTATCGCGAGAATCTCTATGGATCCAGCCGCTTTTGCGCAGGTCGGAGCATCCTCTTGAGCGCGGAACCACTCTCATCAGGTCAGATCCTCAAATCTGTCCAACCGGTTGTTCCGCGACGGCAGCGAGCTCCCTCGTCGGCCCCGGCTGGCCCGGCGAGGCAAGTCCCGTCACGGCCTACGCCTACCCGGGCCTACGGGAGCGGGGAACATCTCGCCGAGCACACTGCCGCAGCGCGCACCTTGGCGCTCTGGACGCCGAGTTGACGCAGTGCCGGAGCGCGCCTCCTGCACCTGCTGCGCAGCAGCCAGTGGCGTTTCCAGCCCGGGGCCGAGCCGGGCTGAGACGAAGAGGAACCTGAAGGCTGTGCCGTCCCTGCTCCCATGGCCGGGACCGCACTCCGCGTAGCATCTCGTAGAGTTCCAGGACCTCCGCGGTCACGCACCCAGGCCATACATACTTAAGGTCATGCCCTCTTCGCTTCGCCCACCGGCCCCCCGCCCCTGTGACAGCTGCCCCTACCGGTGCGATGTTCCCGCAGGTATCTGGGCGCAGGAGGAGTACGACAAGCTCCGCCGCTATGACGCTCCCACGCCTGACCAGCCACAGGCGTTGTTCCAGTGCCACCAGGCCGATGGTGACAGCGACGTGCGTCGTATCTGCGCCGGTTGGGCGGGATGCCATGGTGCTCATCTGCTGGCACTGCGGATAGCCGTGCTGGAGGGCCGCATCGAGGCCGCGACATACCAGACAGCGTCCGAGTACGTGTCGCCGGTGCCGCTGTTCGCCTCCGGCAGTGAAGCAGCCGACCACGGCCAGGCGGGCATTGACCAGCCCAGCGGTGAAGCCGACCGGTTGATCGCCAAGATCTCCCGGGTGCGTGGAGACCTTCGCACCTGATCGTCGAGGCGCCGCACCTGTGGCGAAGCACAGGCTGCCGCTATAAAGTCGGCCCGACTCAGTGACTTCGTGGAAACGCTGTCGCTGCGAGGGCTGGGAGCCGACCTGGCGGTCGTCGAGCGACTGACCGGGCCACGCCCGGACCGGCTGGCCATCCTTAACGATCTGACACCCGCACGCAGTCGGGGCAGGCCCAGAAATATGAGGTCGCCACGGCCAGCAGCGGTCTTCAGGGCGGGCAGGGCGGTATCGAGGTGGTCCTCGCACGGGCCTCGGCAGGGCTGGCGGACGGTACCATCCGCGGGGACGTCGGTCACCTGGATCAGGGGTTCGGCCGGCCCTTGTGGGACTTGATCACACCGGCGATCTGGCCCTGCGCCCGGCGCAGCCGGTTGACCACCGTCTTCAGTTCCTCAGCCGCCATCGCCAGTTCCACAACCCACACTCCTTCGTGATACCCCCACCCCCATGGGTACAAGGGGGATGTTGTGGGCGCCGGGCAGGTGGCCGGAGGCGTATTCGCCGGGGGGCGCACGTCAATGACGGTCAGCTCGTGCAGTCGGGCGTTGGCCTGGTCGGCGGTGAGGGTGGTGGTGGGTGCCACGGGGATTTCCCTTTGCTTGGTTGGGGTTACCCCTTCGGTAGGGGGCGCGACGGCGGCCCCCGCAGCCTGCCGCGACGCAGGGCACGGTCTGGCTCTACCTCAACCGAGTTCGCCCGGCCCTGCTGGACTGGTCAAACCGCTACGACCACCTGCGAGAGGTGACCCGCGACGACGTCCTCACCTACATCAAGACACTGCACGGCCACCAGCGCCACGACCAACTCGTCGCCCTGCGCTCGCTGTTCACCTGAGCCAAGCGGAACGGGCTGATCTTCCGTAACCCCACCAGTCGGATCAAGGTCGGACAATACGAGTACGCCGTGCTGCGACCGCTCGTCCCCGACCAGGTCGATCGCTCCGTCGCGGCGGCCACCACCCCGGCGACGCGGCTCATCCTCGCCCTCGCGGCGGTGCACGCCGCCCGGGTCGCCCAGATCGCCACCCTCATGCTCGACGACGCCGACCTCGGCAACCGTCGGCTGACCATCGCCGGACGCATCCGCCCGCTCGACGACCTCACCCTGAAGCTGCTGCTGGACTGGCTGGACCACCGACGAAACCGGTGGCCAAACACCGCGAACCTCCACCTACTGATCAACAACCAGACCGCCAACACGACCGGCCGCGCCAGCAACCACTGGATCAGCGCCGCGATGCGCAGGCAGGACGCGACGCTGGAACGGCTCCGCGTCGACCGCCAACTCGAAGAGGCTAGCTATGACCCACGGGCCTGACCCGCTCCACCTCGCCGAGGTGTTCGGGCTCGCCGAGAAGACCGCGATGCGCTACGCAGACACCGCACGGTCCCTGCTGCACCAGGCCGCTGAACAGCCACTTCAGTGAAGTCTGCTTGACCGGTCCACGCCTTTGCTGAGGATGAGCACGCCAGACACAGTCAGCATTCGGGGCCGATCGGCGGAGACGATGTCAGGACGAGGGCAGCGTTCCGCAACTGGGCCGCCCACGTCTGCTGGTCAAGCCCGAACGTGTACTCGATGCAGCAATCGCATTGCGGGATCAGCGCCACGAACGATTGCTCCGCCGCGGTCTCGACCTCCGTCTCCCACCAGTCGTCCGTCGCCAGGTCAGCGGGATCTATGTCTCCATCGATGAGTCTCGCCGCCATCCGGCGCAGAGCGTGGCGCCGTGCCAGGCCCCGATCCGGCAACTCGATCCCGGACTCGGCAAGTGCTTGCTCGAACGCCTTGCGAATATCGCGGGCATCCGCGTTGCGAGGCCAACCGGCGAGCTCGCACAATGTCGGGGTGTCCAGTCCGGCTGCGAGCGCCTCAGCGGCGATCATCGGCAGATCCTCCGGGCGTATCTCATCCGCCTGATAACGGCACGCCACCTCACCCAGACATGTGAGCCTACTCTGCACAGAGGTTTCCGGTTCTGGTGTCGTTCCTTCTGCTCTCATGACACCTACGGTGTCAGCACCGTTTCCAGGGAAGGCACCCAGGGGCGGGCCCGCTCGGCACCCACCCCGCGTGTTCGCCTGAACCCGGGGCTGAACCCACGAAAACACGACCGTCCGTCCTCGGGTTCCCGCAAAAGTCCTTCAGTTTCCGTGAACTCGCGGGCCTCCACCCGCAAGCGCCTCAGCCGCCTGCGCCGCACAGCCGCTGCGCACATCTTCCGCGGGCTCTGCTACGGCCTGGGGACCCCCGCCTCCGGTCTCATCGGCTACTGGATCCAATAGCAGTACCTGTGAGCTCTGCACGTCAGAACCTTCGGTGCACTTACGGCCGCCCGTTGTCGGTCACCTGGCAAGCAGCGCGTGCTCCGATCCGGCTTCAGCGCCCGTCGGATCCACCGGTGATCGCTCCAGCCGCCCCGGCACTGCGATCGGCCAGTTCGAGGAGGCCCTCGAATCGGTCGCAGCACGCCGGCAAATGTCGTTGGAGTCGCCGAGATGGCCGTTGGGTGTTGCGAACCCGGTGACCGTGGCGCGGCGCCTGGCTCGGGGCCGCCCAGCAACTCTCACAGCGTGAGCCCGCCGGCGATCGAGGCTGGATGAGCGCCGTTGGCAGCCGGTCGTCGCCGAGGGCCCTGTGCCGTGCAAGGTGGCGGCCGCACGGGGACGGAGGCACCGTCGGCGCCTCCGTTACCTGGCAGGTCCGGAGGCTCGGGCGGTTGCTTCGAGAGCAGGCAGTGCTCACAGTGTCGTGTCGGTGCGCCAGTCGCTCCCGGCCACCGGGACACCCGCGGCCTGTCACTTCTCGGCCGATATGCCGCCGACCCCGACGCCCGGGTGGAGCGGTGGCCTGGTGGCGTCACTCGGATGAACCGGGCCGGTGAGGCATCTGGGCGCGCGAGCGCGAACACGTGCGGCGCAACCGTCCGCGCTTTTACTGAGCACCCGTCGGACGGACACCGGCACTGTCGCGCCGTACGGGAGCGCACAGCACGCTGTGATCGCTGGCCTTCCCGCCAGCAATCGTCGGGTTTGCCGGTCCCGTGCCCGGCAGCCCTCGTGACACGCTTTTCCACCGCAGCTCCGACGGCAGTGAGTGGGCAACTTATGCTCTACGCACAGGGGCTGTGCCGCGGAGGGGCGGTGCCGTGGGCAGCCTGCAGAGCCATGCCGGGTACTGCTGACACCGCAGCGAAGGGGGACGCGTCGCCATGCCTGATCCCACCCCGCCTGCGGGCCGGCGGTCACAGGGCGGGGAGACGTACGCGCCGTGGGTGTTCGATCTGCTGCGCGAAGTCGCGCATCAGGGTCGGCGGTTCGACCGCCAGGATGCCTTCGAGCTCTTTCCAGCACCTGCCCTGGAGTGGGCAGATATCGAGCCGCTCATCACTGCTGCAGCCGCTGCCGGTCTGGAGCCGCTGGCTCCATGGTCTGTGCAGCCGGACGGACGAGATCCGACCACAGCCCTGGTGCGATACGAGCACAATGACGGGGGCGAGAGTGTCTGGAAGGCCGTTCACATCCGGGAGATGAACCCCCTGGCTTCCGGCTCGACATGGGGCGATGTCGTCTCACATGTGCTGGCACGCATGTCAGCGCTCTATCGCACGGTTCCCGATAATCGCCGATCACCTCGTGGTCCCGTAGTGGTCCCCGAGCTGGCCCCTGCGGTACGCACGGACACCACGGACACCGAGGAGAGCAACGCGTTGGACCTGCAAGGCAACCGGCCCAACGG is a window from the Streptomyces luomodiensis genome containing:
- a CDS encoding tetratricopeptide repeat protein, producing MTGSESGFLNTLRALGTFRREHLGNRPSDRALSRLAGTSASTVGDWLRGTRFPQRLEQVLAVVEGIRSEADRHGLPTATATSLLDDSRWRAAYDQELERRTQNTRAAVERAQALSAQRGDLGWPVRNLDDPFTMDVHHAIDAGEDPNDTALPLLPTYIERDHDALLHRAARQAEEGRSALTTLIGGSSTGKTRACWETLQRLPGTWRLWHPIDPSYPEAALDGLPRVGPRTVVWLNEVQHYLLTMDPTLGERVAAGLRELLRSPDRGPVLLLATAHPEDWNRLTGAPHGTGDNHPQARALLTRAGSFTRIPDTFICDPQHLLQAAQSDPRIAEAHAHAKGGRLTQYLAGVPALLERIDTAPPLAAATICAAMDLRRLGHSPALPTALLEATAHALVTDEQWNQHAHTGWLKNTLTYLSTSCKGVPGPLTLIRQRPGTSPPDQEHYRLSDYLEELGRYTRRRYCPAPQFWTAALQYALSRDDRRALARAAHDRGRVGIAASILDEYSLPGLFDRSSDYALGEEARTARAEAALIRITKERAPDTPRVLDLFFKEKEARSLQELGEQERADAIWEELAEARFPGACMRIGDRHKEAGRRTEAEQWYRKGADSGDPEAMQALVFLLAEDGLLEEATEWTERIADVGDIYAYSRLAYRFEEVGDASRAKEYFRKAVDAGLIDCYTDLIRVHWNEGDQDTAQRLYNEAVQSGETSGPMMKAERAGEHATADELAFTAVDHGTVQPLRQLLWHRLQQPDTTLGETLARKAIDAGEAFIVHGLAELFSPSEHPQSLKAMQRVFESADEIGSSHPDA
- a CDS encoding helix-turn-helix domain-containing protein, which codes for MGDEQFDSVEALLEEARLTARMPEPAERLRLRQAAGLSRAQVAAAVGVGRQTVANWEDGTTDPQPPGRFKYLRLLEGLAQIHPAAPAQGLAETAAPVAGSAVPETAWGPDGLAVQGEPGSCLRCGVTTPYKATDGRSLHPGAMCQPPAAASPPQTAATPAPAPTAAPSAAPAPVPSRPQRRAKSAARAQAETAGLIGQAVHEELERAQGDADAAMKALVKRAIPDVMRLFDETRATARYTYTAYPALPDILKKPSKKEPDQIWEARPNFHHPHYSLKSRGSVAVTALDVNAAYLSALKTWLPIGKLEHSTGTDGVDPKRSGVHLITPSPWHHPHLPDPLGDRDQPGPLWVTNATLRLLLRLSGPKYGLLDPPVIHESWTSGATENFLDALRKTLTAARETAIVEDDTITFEYIKAMYSKFISTMGESIHNRQIMRPDWMHIIHSQAYANLWGKAYKAHQAGLDVIAMMGTDELHVTGDWRKVFSEGRGVAQMKIKHSDAKASGEYTIGTAAR
- a CDS encoding transcriptional regulator translates to MAGTSGRWRDLGAFRARGVHGGVALAEGIDRMVTGIESPVDSERGLAARLRYLTASDAGYEAMDRAGIHVRPRTLIAWLAGEQTPTKANLARLDAAYWDLRRRNVVADLKRRLNNRGRGTRIEIDPVDQSRVQHRHQRDLETRNINVRGAAWDRAIDAWIAEDTQELKAIWDDIIQSTLGTDWDAYTHVSSIGWAA
- a CDS encoding DUF6283 family protein, whose amino-acid sequence is MPSSLRPPAPRPCDSCPYRCDVPAGIWAQEEYDKLRRYDAPTPDQPQALFQCHQADGDSDVRRICAGWAGCHGAHLLALRIAVLEGRIEAATYQTASEYVSPVPLFASGSEAADHGQAGIDQPSGEADRLIAKISRVRGDLRT